One Engraulis encrasicolus isolate BLACKSEA-1 chromosome 5, IST_EnEncr_1.0, whole genome shotgun sequence DNA segment encodes these proteins:
- the LOC134448680 gene encoding uncharacterized protein LOC134448680 produces the protein MEFPINFNIYGEYENAQRWWEAQFLTPPKPKRHQDLTEEELEQIEENRHEINTKRSTAWTIKVFKEFLLEKNIRTELDEFDEGALDKVLRLFYASVRNAQGKKYSVASYAALRGGISRYYSKFNIYHNTAFKSSNNVFKSVLKDLRKSGKDCSQHHQAISPADLQRIKDSPALSTSTATGLVRRVWFNTQLHLARRGREGNRELTPASFELKKDENGNEYITLAHNAETKNHKDPRDPCQQVYRGCIYSEPGNPNCPVQTFKKYLSLCPSDATALYLHPIKQDQAILDQKTIWFSREPMGKNYLGSMMANISQVCGLSRRYTNHSLRSTAVQMLSSAGLETREIMTVTGHRCETSLKSYWAPSTTDRQRWSHILSGAGPSNTPGPVVKQGGGGGGGGGEINQDLSADAGPFFLSNCTFNGNVQFNIHK, from the exons ATGGAGTTTCCAATTAATTTTAACATTTATGGAGAATATGAAAATGCTCAGCGCTGGTGGGAAGCGCAATTCTTGACACCACCAAAACCCAAACGACACCAGGATCTGACGGAGGAGGAATTGGAGCAAATAGAAGAAAATCGCCATGAGATAAACACCAAAAGGAGCACGGCATGGACCATCAAAGTTTTCAAGGAATTTCTATTGGAAAAAAACATAAGAACCGAATTAGACGAATTCGATGAAGGAGCTCTCGACAAAGTGTTAAGATTGTTTTATGCTTCTGTAAGAAACGCGCAAGGCAAAAAGTACTCCGTGGCCAGCTATGCTGCTCTCCGTGGAGGCATCAGCAGGTACTACAGCAAGTTTAACATCTACCACAACACGGCATTTAAGAGCAGTAATAACGTTTTCAAATCGGTCCTGAAAGATCTACGCAAAAGTGGAAAAGACTGTAGCCAACACCACCAGGCCATTTCACCAGCAGACCTCCAGCGCATCAAAGACTCGCCGGCCCTCTCGACCTCCACTGCCACCGGACTGGTGAGGAGGGTGTGGTTCAACACGCAGTTACACCTcgccaggagaggaagagaagggaacagAGAGCTCACACCCGCCTCTTTCGAGTTAAAAAAAGATGAAAACGGCAACGAGTACATCACCCTCGCCCACAATGCTGAGACAAAGAACCACAAAGACCCCAGAGATCCATGTCAACAGGTGTACCGGGGATGCATATACTCGGAGCCAGGCAACCCCAACTGCCCTGTACAGACATTCAAAAAGTATCTGTCGCTGTGCCCATCTGACGCGACAGCATTGTATCTCCATCCAATCAAGCAAGATCAGGCCATTCTGGACCAAAAAACCATTTGGTTCTCTAGGGAACCGATGGGAAAGAACTACCTTGGCAGCATGATGGCCAATATCAGCCAGGTCTGTGGGCTTTCAAGGCGTTACACAAACCACAGCCTGCGTAGTACCGCCGTCCAAATGCTATCATCGGCTGGACTGGAGACCAGGGAAATCATGACCGTCACCGGCCACAGATGTGAGACCAGCCTAAAAAGCTACTGGGCTCCAAGCACCACCGACAGGCAGAGATGGAGCCACATCCTATCAG GTGCAGGCCCTTCTAACACACCAGGACCTGTGGTcaaacagggaggaggaggaggaggaggaggaggagaaataaacCAGGACCTCTCCGCGGACGCCGGACCATTCTTCCTTTCGAACTGCACGTTCAATGGCAACGTGCAGTTTAACATccataaatag